A stretch of Desulfitobacterium dichloroeliminans LMG P-21439 DNA encodes these proteins:
- a CDS encoding 4Fe-4S binding protein encodes MDSVKIKEQKAIGFKLLKKDRAPIERRVVQILFVLMILYIGIQFMGFVNSYADPNATVMVPRPSGVEAFLPISALVALKSWLVTGIFDTVHPAGLVILLLAMALSLVFKRSFCSWICPIGTLSEGLAVVGRKLFGKNFVVPRWLDYPLRSIKYILLSFFIVFILIFMDGASAYGFLQTPYNMIADVKMLDFFKNLTGVGITVIAVLALLSLLFQNFWCRYLCPYGALMSLLSILSPWKIRRNADTCISCQKCTAVCPNQLKVAEAKSVWSPECSGCLNCVKSCPVKGTLEFSSPASRGRGLILDSKGVAIAIVVIWFMVVALAKFTGHWETSIPPEMYKILIPQAGQFNH; translated from the coding sequence ATGGATAGTGTGAAGATAAAAGAGCAAAAAGCAATTGGATTTAAGCTGCTTAAGAAGGACAGAGCGCCTATAGAGCGAAGAGTGGTGCAGATACTTTTTGTATTGATGATTTTGTATATTGGCATTCAATTCATGGGCTTTGTTAACTCCTATGCCGATCCTAATGCTACAGTAATGGTACCCCGACCATCGGGAGTAGAGGCCTTCCTACCCATCAGTGCCTTGGTTGCTCTAAAATCTTGGTTGGTCACCGGGATATTTGATACAGTCCACCCAGCGGGGCTCGTTATCTTATTATTAGCTATGGCTCTTTCGTTGGTATTTAAGCGGAGTTTTTGCTCTTGGATCTGTCCCATTGGTACTTTATCCGAGGGATTAGCTGTCGTCGGTAGAAAGCTCTTCGGTAAGAACTTTGTTGTGCCACGGTGGCTAGACTACCCTTTGCGTTCTATTAAGTATATTTTGCTTAGCTTTTTCATCGTCTTTATTCTCATCTTTATGGATGGAGCGAGCGCCTACGGTTTTCTGCAAACTCCATATAATATGATTGCTGACGTGAAAATGCTGGACTTCTTTAAGAATCTGACAGGGGTAGGGATCACTGTTATTGCAGTGCTTGCGCTGCTTTCGCTGCTCTTCCAGAACTTCTGGTGCAGGTACCTTTGCCCCTACGGAGCACTGATGAGCCTGCTCAGCATCCTTAGCCCTTGGAAGATCCGTAGAAATGCGGACACCTGCATCTCTTGTCAAAAATGTACCGCTGTCTGCCCTAATCAACTCAAAGTAGCTGAAGCAAAGAGTGTCTGGTCACCGGAATGTTCAGGATGCCTGAACTGTGTCAAGAGCTGCCCAGTCAAAGGGACTTTGGAGTTTAGCTCGCCAGCTTCTAGGGGGAGAGGACTTATCCTCGATTCCAAAGGAGTGGCTATTGCAATCGTGGTCATATGGTTTATGGTCGTGGCCTTGGCAAAGTTCACGGGACATTGGGAAACCAGCATCCCTCCGGAAATGTACAAGATTCTGATTCCACAAGCGGGTCAGTTTAATCATTAA
- a CDS encoding putative sulfate exporter family transporter has protein sequence MSTVNTYAKKKALQNEDWWAAWLGLLIFTLGLGPFFGMDVLGWVTKASVWIEPAKAFAPVTKGVGISGFASLILTYLFILVLIGVASKFIGANMKKFFIGFTFIFWATVFCIMLGNIAYIGATPDKTANYGIAWSLGLGEMGYIIAMVIGLIIGNFFLKFADYLKEAAKPELFIKIGIVVLGGSIALKSLDAFGLATTVIIRGICAVVEAYLIYWPVVYLISRKFFKFTPEWAAPLASGISICGVSAAIATGSAIRARPVIPIILSAVIIVFVAVELLLLPWLAQALLFKDPMVAGAWMGLAVKSDGGAIAAGAITDSLIRGRALSELGVNWEEGWILMVATTTKVFIDIFIGVWAFILAVIWSVFPIDKNSAVAQTGEKGKVNPAEIWNRFPKFIIGFVLTFVILFLVGVFSPDDVSKLKPGVSEANALRTFFFGMCFFSIGLVTNVRKLWDEGMGRIVAVYGIALFGFILWVGLFISWLFYHGITPPTV, from the coding sequence ATGTCCACAGTAAACACATATGCAAAGAAGAAAGCTCTTCAAAATGAAGACTGGTGGGCAGCCTGGTTAGGGCTATTGATATTCACTTTAGGTTTAGGACCATTTTTCGGTATGGATGTACTTGGTTGGGTTACAAAGGCTAGTGTCTGGATTGAACCTGCCAAAGCATTTGCTCCTGTGACCAAAGGCGTCGGTATCAGTGGTTTTGCTTCATTGATCCTTACTTACCTCTTCATCTTGGTTCTTATCGGTGTCGCGTCAAAATTCATCGGCGCCAATATGAAAAAGTTCTTTATTGGCTTTACCTTCATATTCTGGGCGACCGTATTCTGTATCATGCTCGGCAATATTGCCTACATCGGTGCTACACCAGATAAGACAGCTAATTATGGCATCGCTTGGTCACTAGGCTTAGGCGAGATGGGTTACATCATCGCCATGGTCATCGGCCTTATTATCGGTAACTTTTTCTTGAAATTCGCCGATTATCTAAAAGAAGCAGCGAAACCAGAATTATTTATTAAGATTGGTATCGTTGTGCTTGGTGGATCTATTGCGCTTAAATCCTTAGATGCTTTCGGTCTTGCGACCACAGTTATTATCCGGGGCATCTGCGCGGTTGTTGAAGCCTACTTAATTTACTGGCCAGTCGTTTATTTGATTTCTCGTAAATTCTTTAAATTTACACCTGAATGGGCAGCTCCCCTAGCTTCCGGTATTTCGATTTGCGGTGTTTCTGCTGCCATCGCCACCGGTAGTGCCATTCGTGCCCGTCCCGTTATCCCGATTATCCTTTCAGCGGTTATTATCGTCTTCGTTGCCGTTGAACTCTTATTATTACCTTGGTTAGCACAAGCCCTCCTTTTCAAAGATCCTATGGTGGCTGGTGCTTGGATGGGTCTGGCAGTTAAGAGTGATGGCGGCGCCATCGCAGCTGGTGCCATTACCGATTCACTAATCCGCGGTCGTGCTTTGAGTGAGCTCGGCGTGAACTGGGAAGAAGGCTGGATCTTGATGGTTGCTACCACAACCAAAGTCTTCATCGACATCTTTATTGGTGTGTGGGCCTTCATTCTCGCAGTAATTTGGTCGGTATTCCCGATTGACAAAAATTCTGCTGTCGCCCAAACTGGCGAAAAAGGCAAAGTTAATCCTGCTGAAATTTGGAACCGCTTCCCGAAATTCATCATTGGCTTCGTTTTGACCTTCGTTATTCTCTTCCTCGTTGGTGTATTCAGTCCTGACGACGTTTCTAAGCTAAAGCCCGGTGTTAGTGAGGCTAATGCATTACGAACATTCTTCTTTGGAATGTGCTTCTTCTCCATCGGCTTAGTCACCAATGTGCGTAAGCTCTGGGATGAAGGTATGGGACGTATCGTCGCTGTCTATGGTATTGCACTCTTTGGTTTCATCCTTTGGGTCGGCCTGTTTATCTCCTGGCTGTTCTACCATGGAATCACACCTCCGACAGTATAA
- a CDS encoding respiratory nitrate reductase subunit gamma produces MFLVFYAILAMVLFLGISVYKAYVYTKMPMHGRLDLYPVPKEKGHAHGGSYYEQQEWWKRPRETSLASEIIDMLKEILFIKKLFENQRSLWWLSYSLHLGIYLIIAWTVLLVVGAVTELAGGTVATSGSAWGMLIYYLTPLVGWAGFALATFGALTLVFRRQMDSTLKKYTTPQEYFNLLLLFAVTATGILVWGGDLSMSSAREAMANVLTLQPLNASSLMVVHIVLAGFMLVYIPLSKMSHYVGKFFSFHMVNWENDPNLPGSKIEEKIKANAQNSPKTKWAAPHISGQVAAPAEKTSAQG; encoded by the coding sequence ATGTTTCTGGTTTTTTACGCAATACTAGCCATGGTTTTATTTTTAGGTATCTCAGTTTATAAAGCCTATGTGTATACTAAAATGCCTATGCATGGAAGGTTGGATTTATATCCCGTTCCAAAAGAAAAGGGGCATGCACATGGGGGGTCCTATTATGAGCAACAAGAATGGTGGAAGAGGCCCCGTGAAACTTCACTAGCCTCAGAAATAATTGACATGCTCAAAGAAATTCTCTTCATTAAAAAACTCTTTGAAAACCAAAGGTCCCTTTGGTGGTTATCTTACTCTCTACACCTTGGTATTTATCTCATCATTGCTTGGACAGTGCTCCTGGTGGTCGGTGCTGTAACAGAATTGGCCGGTGGAACAGTTGCGACCAGTGGATCGGCTTGGGGAATGCTGATTTATTACTTAACTCCTTTGGTTGGATGGGCAGGATTCGCCTTGGCAACCTTCGGTGCCCTAACTTTGGTTTTCCGTCGTCAGATGGATTCCACTCTTAAAAAATACACAACTCCTCAAGAATACTTTAATTTATTGCTCTTATTTGCGGTAACCGCTACGGGTATTCTCGTCTGGGGTGGCGATTTGAGCATGAGCAGCGCACGCGAAGCAATGGCCAATGTGCTAACCCTACAACCGTTGAACGCCAGTTCCTTAATGGTTGTGCATATCGTTCTAGCCGGGTTTATGCTTGTCTATATACCCCTGAGCAAAATGAGCCATTATGTGGGTAAGTTTTTCAGTTTTCATATGGTTAATTGGGAAAATGATCCCAATCTTCCGGGTAGCAAAATTGAGGAAAAGATTAAGGCCAATGCTCAGAACTCTCCCAAAACTAAATGGGCTGCGCCCCATATATCCGGTCAGGTAGCGGCACCTGCAGAGAAAACCTCTGCACAAGGATAA
- a CDS encoding (Fe-S)-binding protein — translation MINSKDLKPSDLARADEQLVVITTEELMPLPAPYDKPGMEPDFVPVKDAWREKYCTSLDGFVGIDTLTRPQSKEEEEEFVRKFLSGLEKLFSDANSGMLQPLNLTMEYCAKCDTCSAACHIYEGSGNNELYRPIFRIEALRKLYKKYFTTSGKLLGGFVGADLEATWESIARLGESAYRCNLCRRCAQTCPLGLDNGIMAKEIRKIFSMEMGIAPTPIHKKGSENQLKTGSSTGMTKPVFLDNIQFLEEEIEENYGMKIKFPIDKKGADVLLIHNAGEYNAWPENPMAFAMLFEAAGVNWTLSSEMMGYDSVNYGIWYDDAQAKKIALGQIKAANDLGVRRIVQGECGHAHKAGALVADRMTPGSNKVPVESFFPMLRDIVMSGAIKFDPSRNNFPVTLHDPCNVVRQMGIVMPQREVLQKLAPQFREMTPHGVDNYCCGGGSGFAIMHSFNFGDFRNKISARKKFAQILNAFPDTMEDPSIVKYVCAPCSNCKGTIRDILEYYEATEKYNVQYAGLIELVVNAMVDLKKPFFEFLQEE, via the coding sequence ATGATTAATTCGAAAGATTTAAAACCCAGTGATTTGGCGAGAGCGGATGAGCAATTGGTTGTGATTACCACTGAAGAACTAATGCCATTGCCGGCTCCTTATGATAAACCTGGCATGGAACCGGACTTCGTTCCGGTTAAAGATGCCTGGCGTGAAAAATACTGTACTTCTTTAGATGGATTTGTGGGTATTGATACTCTGACTCGCCCCCAATCCAAAGAGGAAGAAGAAGAGTTTGTTCGTAAATTTTTGAGCGGCTTAGAAAAGCTATTTTCCGATGCCAACAGCGGTATGCTCCAACCCTTAAACCTGACTATGGAGTACTGTGCGAAGTGTGATACTTGCTCCGCTGCCTGCCACATCTATGAGGGTTCAGGAAACAATGAGCTTTATCGGCCGATTTTCCGTATCGAAGCTCTCCGGAAACTCTATAAAAAGTACTTTACAACCAGCGGCAAGCTACTGGGCGGTTTCGTAGGTGCAGACCTTGAAGCCACTTGGGAGAGCATTGCTCGTCTTGGCGAATCAGCCTACCGCTGTAACCTCTGCCGTCGCTGCGCCCAAACCTGTCCCCTAGGTTTAGATAATGGCATCATGGCCAAGGAGATACGTAAAATATTTAGCATGGAGATGGGGATAGCTCCAACTCCAATTCATAAAAAGGGCTCAGAAAACCAACTAAAAACGGGTTCATCTACAGGGATGACTAAACCGGTGTTCCTAGACAATATTCAATTCCTAGAAGAAGAAATCGAAGAAAACTATGGCATGAAAATCAAATTCCCCATCGATAAAAAGGGCGCTGATGTCCTCCTTATTCACAACGCCGGTGAGTATAATGCTTGGCCGGAAAACCCCATGGCATTTGCTATGCTCTTCGAAGCAGCAGGAGTCAACTGGACCCTAAGTAGTGAAATGATGGGTTATGATAGCGTCAACTATGGCATATGGTATGATGATGCTCAGGCGAAAAAGATTGCCTTAGGCCAAATCAAAGCAGCAAACGATCTTGGAGTCCGCCGCATCGTTCAAGGTGAATGTGGACACGCCCATAAGGCGGGAGCGCTTGTTGCAGACCGTATGACCCCTGGCTCGAATAAGGTTCCCGTCGAGAGTTTTTTCCCTATGTTGCGAGATATTGTCATGTCAGGGGCGATTAAGTTTGACCCGAGTCGCAATAACTTCCCAGTGACCCTTCATGATCCCTGTAATGTGGTAAGGCAAATGGGAATTGTGATGCCGCAACGGGAAGTGCTGCAGAAGCTTGCTCCCCAATTCCGCGAAATGACCCCTCATGGCGTAGATAATTACTGTTGCGGTGGCGGTAGCGGTTTTGCGATCATGCATAGCTTTAACTTTGGTGATTTCCGCAATAAAATTAGCGCACGCAAAAAGTTTGCCCAAATTCTTAATGCCTTTCCAGACACCATGGAAGATCCCAGCATTGTCAAATATGTCTGTGCCCCTTGCTCGAACTGTAAAGGAACCATACGCGATATTTTGGAGTATTACGAAGCCACAGAAAAATATAATGTCCAATATGCTGGTCTGATTGAGTTGGTCGTTAACGCCATGGTAGATCTCAAGAAACCATTTTTTGAATTTTTACAAGAGGAATAA
- a CDS encoding FAD-dependent oxidoreductase, which produces MKVVIIGGVAAGPKVAARLRRLSIEAEITIIEKGKLVSYGSCGLPFYVGNSVPEIEDLLKTTAGLIRDPQFFKDQKGVNILTETEAIAIDRRHKNVRLRDLTTGEERELDYDYLVLATGATEVVPSLPGIEAKNVYTLHHPEDAVKIRSLIREKKVKHATVIGAGLIGIETADAILSRQTKVALCESQASVLPKLLDPDIAILLESRMRARGVDLHLGSPVKALEKDDDDNVNRVVLENGEVETELVVIAVGVRPEVSLARQAGLTIGVTGAIQVNQHLQTDDPYIFAGGDCAEQIQHVTGGKAYVPLASTANKQGRVIADNIAGRKTEFPPICGTSVLQAFDLNIGRTGLGELEAKQLGYDVMTSLSTGLDATHYYPVHDSVTIKLVAEASTGHLLGAQVCGQGECIKRLDILATILHFRGKVSDISSLDLGYAPPFATAIDVLIHAANTFENKQLGLVKTITPSELLEQVRQGKHFHLVDVRENEEVKATPFTGPKVQEIPLGELRNRYQEIPKAGVVISVCQLGIRSYEAACFLKEKDYKDVRFLEGGMSTWEALRYQLLEYIVE; this is translated from the coding sequence GTGAAAGTGGTCATCATCGGTGGGGTTGCAGCTGGACCGAAGGTAGCTGCACGCCTGCGACGACTTTCCATAGAAGCCGAGATAACTATTATTGAAAAAGGTAAGCTAGTTTCTTATGGATCCTGTGGGTTACCCTTTTATGTGGGTAACTCAGTACCGGAAATTGAAGATCTCTTGAAGACCACAGCCGGATTGATCCGTGATCCTCAGTTTTTTAAGGACCAAAAGGGAGTTAATATTCTTACTGAGACTGAGGCCATAGCTATCGATCGCCGGCATAAAAATGTAAGGCTTCGTGATCTTACTACCGGGGAAGAAAGGGAACTGGACTATGATTATTTAGTTCTGGCGACGGGTGCAACAGAGGTTGTACCCTCCCTGCCCGGTATCGAGGCAAAGAATGTGTACACCCTGCACCACCCTGAGGATGCAGTTAAGATAAGATCACTCATCAGGGAAAAGAAGGTCAAGCACGCCACAGTAATTGGGGCCGGCTTAATTGGTATTGAGACAGCAGACGCCATCCTTAGTCGCCAAACCAAGGTTGCCTTATGTGAGAGCCAAGCCAGTGTACTTCCAAAACTACTTGATCCGGATATTGCTATCCTCCTTGAGAGTAGAATGCGCGCCCGAGGGGTGGATCTACACTTAGGTTCCCCAGTGAAGGCCCTCGAAAAAGATGATGATGATAACGTCAATCGAGTCGTCTTGGAGAATGGGGAAGTAGAAACAGAGCTGGTCGTCATTGCCGTAGGAGTGAGACCGGAGGTTAGCCTAGCCAGACAGGCGGGCCTCACCATCGGTGTGACCGGAGCGATACAGGTCAATCAGCATCTGCAAACTGACGATCCGTATATCTTTGCCGGTGGAGACTGTGCCGAGCAGATTCAACATGTGACGGGTGGTAAGGCCTATGTACCATTGGCTTCCACAGCGAACAAGCAAGGCCGAGTCATTGCTGACAATATCGCGGGACGAAAGACAGAGTTTCCGCCAATTTGTGGGACCTCCGTCTTGCAGGCTTTTGATTTAAATATTGGTCGGACTGGACTCGGGGAATTGGAAGCAAAGCAACTGGGCTACGACGTGATGACGAGCTTAAGCACCGGATTGGATGCTACACACTATTATCCGGTTCATGATTCCGTCACTATCAAGCTGGTTGCTGAGGCATCTACGGGGCACTTGCTGGGAGCTCAAGTCTGTGGTCAGGGGGAATGTATCAAGCGCCTGGATATCTTGGCCACGATCCTTCATTTCAGGGGCAAGGTGAGTGATATTAGCAGTTTGGATTTGGGCTATGCTCCTCCCTTTGCTACAGCGATTGATGTGCTCATTCATGCGGCAAATACCTTTGAAAACAAGCAGCTAGGGTTGGTCAAAACAATCACGCCCTCTGAATTGTTAGAACAAGTTAGACAAGGGAAACATTTTCACCTGGTTGATGTTCGCGAAAATGAAGAAGTAAAGGCTACTCCTTTCACAGGACCTAAGGTCCAGGAGATTCCCTTAGGGGAACTTAGAAATCGCTATCAAGAAATCCCTAAGGCAGGCGTAGTAATTTCTGTATGTCAGCTAGGCATCAGAAGTTACGAGGCTGCATGCTTCCTTAAGGAAAAAGACTATAAGGATGTACGCTTTCTGGAGGGGGGGATGTCTACCTGGGAAGCTCTACGCTATCAATTGCTTGAGTACATTGTCGAATGA
- a CDS encoding ATP-binding protein — translation MYIVAVDPDTCSGCDACADSCPAHLLKFVDGKTEVVGDETECMGCESCITICPSGAVTITEM, via the coding sequence ATGTATATTGTTGCTGTTGATCCAGATACATGTTCAGGTTGCGATGCGTGCGCAGACAGTTGTCCGGCACACCTTCTCAAATTTGTTGATGGGAAGACCGAGGTTGTTGGTGATGAGACCGAATGTATGGGTTGTGAAAGTTGCATTACCATATGCCCATCAGGTGCTGTTACGATAACAGAAATGTAA
- the dsrA gene encoding dissimilatory-type sulfite reductase subunit alpha — MADKKTPQLDELQNGKWPSFVTEIKKAAVKNEASKELLHLLERSYEEKRGHWKHGGIVGVKGYGGGVIGRYSDLPEEYPHLQAFHTVRINAPSGWFYSTDSLRKICDIWERRGSGLMNLHGATGDAILLGTTTDQLQPIFDELSEEGFDLGGSGSDLRSPSCCVGPARCEHACYDTLEACYNITNTFQDELHRPMWPYKSKIKFSGCANDCTASIARSDCAVIGTWRDSLIIDPEEVKNYAASGMNIQHVCEGCPTEALKYNAETQELSVIADECSRCMHCINRMPKAITPGNDRGATILIGGKSTIVQSAFMGWVIVPFMKMEAESDYEEFKDIITRIWEWWDENGKTRERIGETIYRLGMSKFLTEVGLPAVPQMVYRPRANPYVFWPEDEIKK; from the coding sequence ATGGCTGATAAGAAAACCCCTCAATTGGACGAGTTACAAAATGGAAAATGGCCCAGCTTTGTAACGGAAATTAAGAAAGCCGCCGTCAAGAATGAAGCCTCGAAGGAACTTCTTCACCTCTTGGAAAGATCCTATGAGGAAAAGCGCGGACACTGGAAACATGGTGGTATCGTTGGTGTAAAAGGATATGGTGGCGGTGTTATTGGTCGTTACAGCGACCTACCCGAAGAATATCCTCATTTGCAAGCATTCCATACCGTACGTATTAACGCACCCAGTGGTTGGTTCTACAGCACAGACTCTTTGCGTAAAATCTGCGATATCTGGGAAAGACGTGGTAGCGGACTCATGAACCTTCACGGTGCTACCGGAGACGCTATTTTATTAGGAACAACGACAGATCAGCTTCAACCCATCTTTGATGAGTTAAGTGAAGAAGGATTTGACCTTGGTGGTTCAGGTTCAGACTTAAGATCCCCTAGCTGCTGTGTGGGACCTGCACGTTGCGAGCATGCATGCTACGATACTTTAGAAGCTTGCTACAACATCACCAATACCTTCCAAGATGAGCTGCATCGCCCTATGTGGCCTTATAAATCTAAGATTAAATTTTCTGGTTGCGCTAATGATTGTACCGCTTCCATCGCACGTTCAGACTGTGCAGTCATCGGAACCTGGAGAGATTCCCTCATCATTGATCCAGAAGAGGTCAAAAATTATGCAGCCAGCGGTATGAATATCCAACATGTTTGTGAAGGTTGTCCTACCGAAGCATTGAAATACAATGCCGAAACCCAGGAGTTGAGTGTCATCGCTGATGAGTGTTCCCGTTGTATGCATTGCATCAACAGAATGCCAAAAGCCATTACTCCTGGTAACGACAGAGGAGCTACCATTCTGATCGGTGGTAAATCCACCATCGTTCAATCAGCCTTCATGGGTTGGGTCATCGTTCCTTTCATGAAAATGGAAGCAGAAAGCGATTACGAAGAATTCAAAGATATCATCACCCGCATCTGGGAGTGGTGGGATGAAAATGGTAAGACACGTGAGAGAATTGGGGAAACCATTTATCGTCTTGGCATGAGCAAATTCCTCACCGAAGTTGGCTTGCCTGCAGTACCTCAAATGGTCTATCGTCCACGTGCTAACCCTTATGTCTTCTGGCCTGAAGATGAAATCAAAAAATAA
- the dsrB gene encoding dissimilatory-type sulfite reductase subunit beta encodes MAILDQGPLNYKENIPPIIVDNYGKWRYHEIPRAGVLKHVSKTGAELYSIRAGSPRLVSLDFVRDICKLADEYCDGYLRFTTRHNVEFLVSDAAKVEPLIAALGAIGLPVGGTGASISNIVHTQGWVHCHTPATDASGVVKAVMDDLYEYFVDMKLPAQLKMSLACCLNMCGAAHCSDLAIVGVHRTPPRIDHDKIRKGTEIPSLVACCPTGAIRPNPKEKSVTVNEAKCMYCGNCYTMNPGMEIIDSQNDGIAILVGGKVANARTAPMFSRMVIPFIANNPPRWPEVTEAVRNIVETWAANARKGEKMGEWIERIGWEKFFEATGIEFSDKLIDDFIFSRETFRTGAAFKYTK; translated from the coding sequence ATGGCTATATTAGATCAAGGACCTCTCAATTATAAAGAGAACATTCCACCGATTATCGTCGATAATTATGGAAAATGGCGTTACCATGAGATTCCAAGAGCGGGTGTATTAAAGCACGTTTCCAAAACTGGTGCAGAACTTTATAGTATTCGTGCCGGTTCTCCTCGCCTTGTCAGCTTAGATTTCGTTCGTGATATCTGCAAACTGGCTGATGAATACTGCGATGGCTACCTTCGTTTCACAACTCGTCACAATGTCGAGTTCTTAGTATCCGATGCAGCTAAGGTTGAGCCTCTCATCGCCGCTCTCGGTGCTATTGGTCTACCTGTCGGTGGTACTGGCGCTTCCATTAGCAACATCGTTCATACTCAAGGTTGGGTTCACTGTCATACCCCAGCTACTGATGCTTCCGGCGTCGTGAAAGCCGTCATGGATGATCTCTATGAATACTTTGTCGATATGAAATTGCCAGCCCAATTGAAAATGAGCCTCGCTTGCTGCCTTAACATGTGCGGCGCTGCTCACTGCAGTGACTTGGCCATCGTTGGTGTTCATAGAACACCTCCCCGTATCGACCATGATAAGATTCGTAAAGGTACGGAGATTCCTAGTCTCGTAGCTTGTTGCCCCACTGGCGCTATTCGTCCTAATCCCAAAGAAAAGAGCGTCACTGTTAACGAAGCAAAATGCATGTATTGCGGAAACTGCTACACCATGAATCCAGGAATGGAAATCATCGATTCTCAAAATGACGGTATCGCCATTCTCGTCGGTGGTAAAGTAGCCAATGCCCGTACTGCTCCAATGTTCTCCCGGATGGTCATTCCTTTCATAGCTAATAACCCACCTCGTTGGCCAGAAGTTACCGAAGCTGTTCGTAATATCGTCGAGACTTGGGCAGCTAACGCACGCAAAGGTGAAAAGATGGGCGAATGGATTGAAAGAATCGGTTGGGAGAAATTCTTCGAGGCAACTGGTATTGAGTTCTCCGATAAACTCATCGATGACTTTATCTTCTCCAGAGAAACCTTCCGTACTGGAGCTGCGTTTAAGTACACAAAGTAA